In Deinococcus maricopensis DSM 21211, one genomic interval encodes:
- a CDS encoding benzoate/H(+) symporter BenE family transporter produces the protein MTVSALTPPTPAQVVRDASPTTVLAGFIAVLVGFTSSISLVFQAADRAHLTAAQTTSWLTAVYLAIAISGALLSWRYRAPVVTAWSTPALALIAQDAGQLTYPEFIGAYLVSAAIITLLGVTGLFERVTRRIPAPLASAMLAGILIPFVLGAFTALPRAPLTVGAMLLAFLIGRAFAARYAVLLALVAGVAAALLSGQVHFGVTSSVFGALTLTRPAFTVAGVLVLALPMTVLTLASQNLPGAAILRASGYSRVPTSPLITGTGLASLLSAPFGAHATNLAAITAAICTGPEAHADERRRYVAGLASACFYLLLAVFAGAVAAAVTAVPKPLVAALAGLALLGTVLSSLHAALADERWRESALITVVVTASGLTFLGLGAAFWGLALGGLSAALLNAARPKSPTEPS, from the coding sequence ATGACCGTCAGCGCCCTCACGCCCCCGACGCCCGCACAGGTCGTCCGCGACGCCTCCCCCACCACCGTCCTCGCCGGGTTCATCGCGGTGCTCGTCGGCTTCACGAGCAGCATCAGCCTCGTGTTCCAGGCGGCGGACCGCGCGCACCTCACGGCGGCGCAGACGACCAGCTGGCTCACCGCCGTGTACCTCGCCATCGCCATCAGCGGCGCGCTGCTCTCCTGGCGGTACCGCGCGCCCGTCGTGACCGCGTGGAGCACGCCCGCGCTCGCGCTGATCGCGCAGGACGCCGGGCAGCTCACGTACCCGGAGTTCATCGGCGCGTACCTCGTGAGCGCCGCGATCATCACGCTGCTGGGCGTCACGGGCCTGTTCGAGCGCGTCACGCGCCGCATTCCCGCGCCGCTCGCGTCCGCGATGCTCGCCGGCATCCTCATTCCGTTCGTGCTGGGGGCGTTCACGGCCCTGCCGCGCGCACCCCTCACGGTGGGCGCGATGCTGCTCGCGTTCCTGATCGGGCGCGCGTTCGCCGCGCGGTACGCGGTCCTGCTGGCGCTCGTGGCCGGCGTGGCCGCCGCCCTCCTGAGCGGGCAGGTGCACTTCGGCGTCACAAGCAGCGTGTTCGGGGCGCTCACGCTCACGCGGCCCGCGTTCACGGTCGCCGGGGTCCTCGTGCTCGCCCTGCCCATGACCGTCCTCACGCTCGCCTCGCAGAACCTGCCGGGCGCCGCCATTCTCCGCGCCAGCGGGTACAGCCGGGTGCCCACCAGCCCCCTCATTACCGGCACCGGCCTCGCGTCGCTGCTCAGCGCGCCGTTCGGCGCGCACGCCACGAACCTCGCCGCCATCACCGCCGCCATCTGCACCGGCCCCGAAGCGCACGCCGATGAGCGCCGCCGGTACGTCGCGGGCCTCGCGTCCGCGTGCTTCTACCTCCTGCTCGCCGTGTTCGCCGGCGCGGTCGCTGCCGCCGTCACCGCCGTTCCCAAACCCCTCGTCGCGGCCCTCGCGGGCCTCGCCCTGCTCGGCACCGTCCTGTCCAGCCTGCACGCCGCCCTCGCCGACGAACGCTGGCGCGAAAGCGCCCTGATCACCGTCGTCGTCACCGCCAGCGGCCTCACGTTCCTCGGCCTCGGCGCCGCCTTCTGGGGCCTCGCCCTCGGCGGGCTCAGCGCCGCCCTCCTGAACGCCGCCCGCCCCAAGTCCCCTACGGAGCCCTCATGA
- a CDS encoding zinc-ribbon domain-containing protein has protein sequence MAILEVECPVCGDVLELTDEDRAELTVGDAIVCDNCHAEMEVTVNDAQDFELELLGILTTCPNCGEEFDITDDMLDETGTHVECPHCHAEITLEYDE, from the coding sequence ATGGCGATTCTGGAAGTAGAGTGCCCCGTGTGCGGGGATGTCCTGGAGTTGACGGACGAGGACCGCGCGGAGCTGACGGTGGGCGACGCGATCGTGTGCGACAACTGCCACGCGGAAATGGAAGTCACCGTGAACGACGCGCAGGATTTCGAGCTGGAGCTGCTCGGCATCCTCACGACCTGCCCGAACTGCGGTGAGGAGTTCGACATCACCGACGACATGCTCGACGAGACGGGCACGCATGTGGAATGCCCGCACTGCCACGCCGAAATCACCCTGGAGTACGACGAGTAA
- the lysW gene encoding lysine biosynthesis protein LysW: MAIVQFENPDTGATIELNNPELGELVIDDETGVEYEVVSVDPPRLEQAPQEAEDWGE; this comes from the coding sequence ATGGCAATTGTTCAATTTGAGAACCCGGACACTGGCGCGACCATCGAACTCAACAACCCCGAGCTGGGCGAACTGGTCATCGATGACGAGACGGGCGTGGAGTATGAGGTGGTGAGCGTGGACCCGCCGCGCCTGGAGCAGGCGCCGCAGGAAGCTGAAGACTGGGGCGAGTGA
- a CDS encoding 3-isopropylmalate dehydratase small subunit (catalyzes the formation of homoisocitrate from cis-homoaconitate): protein MPRVWKFGDSVNTDDILPGKFAPFMAGEDVFQTFAFHYVRPEFAAQVQPGDVLIGGRNWGLGSSREYAPQALKKLRVGGIIAPSFARIHYRNLLNLGIPAFEADLTTALQDGDEVTLDVDAGVLTRGAETFQLTPPPAFLREALREGSILAYYRKYQRFPGEAAPDEERGDGVKP from the coding sequence ATGCCGCGCGTGTGGAAATTCGGGGACAGCGTCAACACGGATGACATCCTGCCGGGGAAGTTCGCGCCGTTCATGGCGGGCGAGGACGTGTTCCAGACGTTCGCGTTCCATTACGTCCGCCCGGAGTTCGCGGCGCAGGTGCAGCCCGGTGACGTGTTGATCGGCGGGCGCAACTGGGGCCTGGGCAGCAGCCGCGAGTACGCCCCGCAGGCCCTCAAGAAGCTGCGGGTGGGCGGCATCATCGCGCCGAGCTTCGCGCGCATTCATTACCGCAACCTCCTGAACCTGGGCATTCCGGCGTTCGAGGCGGACCTGACGACCGCGCTGCAGGACGGTGACGAGGTGACCCTGGACGTGGACGCGGGCGTGCTGACGCGCGGCGCGGAGACGTTCCAGCTGACGCCGCCGCCCGCGTTCCTGCGGGAGGCGCTGCGCGAGGGGAGCATCCTGGCGTACTACCGCAAGTACCAGCGGTTCCCCGGCGAGGCGGCGCCGGATGAGGAGCGGGGTGATGGCGTGAAACCTTGA
- the lysX gene encoding lysine biosynthesis protein LysX, with amino-acid sequence MAELAIIYDRIRPDEKMLFEALDELGVPYDKVYAPQLRVTFDQAVPWRVALERCVSQSRGHAVTRALEGLGVRVINPSHVIELCGDKLATNARLARAGLPTPRTGVAFDGEAALQLIEEMGYPVVLKPTVGSWGRMVSKINDRDAAEAIIEHKEVLGGPQHSVFYVQELVKKPERDIRAFVVDGVCIGAIYRTSEHWITNTARGAKASRCEVTPEIADLAVRAAQAVEGQIVAIDLVEDPERGLLVIEINHTMEFKNSVATTGVNIPRLMGEFAIRQLEVRA; translated from the coding sequence ATGGCTGAACTGGCGATTATTTATGACCGGATTCGTCCGGACGAGAAGATGCTGTTCGAGGCGCTCGATGAGCTGGGCGTGCCGTACGACAAGGTGTACGCGCCGCAGCTGCGGGTGACATTCGACCAGGCGGTGCCGTGGCGGGTGGCGCTGGAACGCTGCGTGAGCCAGTCGCGCGGGCACGCGGTGACGCGCGCGCTGGAGGGGCTGGGCGTGCGGGTCATCAACCCGAGTCACGTGATCGAGTTGTGCGGCGACAAGCTCGCCACGAACGCTCGCCTCGCGCGTGCGGGCCTGCCGACGCCGCGCACGGGCGTGGCGTTCGACGGGGAGGCGGCGCTGCAGCTCATCGAGGAGATGGGCTACCCGGTGGTGCTGAAGCCCACGGTGGGCTCCTGGGGTCGCATGGTGAGCAAGATCAACGACCGGGACGCCGCCGAGGCGATCATCGAGCACAAGGAGGTGCTGGGTGGGCCGCAGCACAGCGTGTTCTACGTGCAGGAGCTCGTGAAAAAGCCCGAGCGGGACATTCGCGCGTTCGTGGTGGACGGCGTGTGCATCGGCGCGATCTACCGCACGTCGGAGCACTGGATCACGAACACGGCGCGCGGCGCGAAGGCCAGCCGGTGCGAGGTGACGCCGGAGATCGCGGACCTCGCGGTGCGCGCGGCGCAGGCGGTGGAGGGGCAGATCGTCGCGATTGACCTGGTGGAGGACCCGGAGCGGGGCCTGCTGGTCATCGAGATCAACCACACCATGGAGTTCAAGAACAGCGTGGCGACGACCGGCGTGAACATCCCGCGCCTGATGGGCGAGTTCGCCATTCGTCAGCTGGAGGTGCGCGCATGA
- the argC gene encoding N-acetyl-gamma-glutamyl-phosphate reductase, with protein MSERLTVGIVGGSGYAGGEFLRLAMGHPHLDVTQVTSERSAGVPVHMVHPNLRGRTSLKFRKAADLEAVDVLVLALPHGSAAKRIAEFEGKARIIVDLSADFRLRDGEAYRKYYGEDHPAPEQLGRWVYGNPELRRADLRGATRIACAGCFATSVILALYPLIKLGVIEGRDIVATGLVGSSAAGASATEASHHPEREGSLRVYKPVGHRHAAEAAQELPGRFPLHLTAISTPRVRGILTTASVWVPDGYSERDVWGAYREVYGEEPFIRIVKAARGIHRYPDPKLLDGTNFCDIGFEMDVDTGRVVVMSAIDNLVKGTAGHAMQSLNIAQGWEETLGLEFMGLHPA; from the coding sequence ATGAGTGAGCGTCTGACGGTGGGCATCGTAGGGGGGTCCGGGTATGCGGGCGGGGAGTTCCTGCGCCTCGCGATGGGCCACCCGCACCTGGACGTGACGCAGGTGACGTCCGAGCGGAGCGCGGGCGTGCCGGTGCACATGGTGCACCCGAACCTACGGGGCCGCACCAGCCTGAAGTTCCGCAAGGCCGCGGACCTGGAGGCGGTGGACGTGCTGGTGCTGGCTCTGCCCCACGGGAGCGCCGCGAAACGCATCGCGGAGTTTGAGGGCAAGGCGCGGATCATCGTTGACCTGTCCGCGGACTTCCGCCTGCGTGACGGGGAAGCGTACCGCAAGTACTACGGCGAGGATCACCCCGCGCCGGAGCAGCTGGGCAGGTGGGTGTACGGCAACCCGGAGTTGCGCCGCGCGGACCTGCGGGGCGCGACGCGCATCGCGTGCGCGGGGTGCTTCGCGACGTCCGTGATTCTGGCGTTGTACCCGCTGATCAAGCTGGGCGTCATTGAGGGGCGCGACATCGTCGCGACGGGCCTGGTGGGGTCGTCGGCGGCGGGCGCGAGCGCGACGGAGGCGTCGCACCACCCGGAGCGCGAGGGCAGCCTGCGGGTGTATAAGCCGGTCGGGCACCGGCATGCGGCGGAAGCGGCGCAGGAGCTGCCGGGGCGTTTCCCGCTGCACCTGACGGCGATCAGCACGCCGCGCGTGCGCGGCATCCTGACGACTGCGAGCGTGTGGGTGCCGGACGGGTACAGCGAGCGGGACGTGTGGGGCGCGTACCGCGAAGTGTACGGCGAGGAGCCGTTCATCCGCATTGTGAAGGCGGCGCGCGGCATTCACCGCTACCCGGACCCGAAGCTGCTGGACGGCACGAACTTCTGCGACATCGGCTTCGAGATGGACGTGGACACGGGGCGCGTGGTGGTTATGAGCGCCATCGACAACCTCGTGAAGGGCACGGCGGGGCACGCCATGCAGTCGCTGAACATCGCGCAGGGCTGGGAGGAGACGCTCGGCCTGGAGTTCATGGGCCTGCACCCCGCCTGA
- a CDS encoding PhzF family phenazine biosynthesis protein has protein sequence MNVAHYRALTLNGQGGKPIAVALTPGWEEDALRDLAALTGAPLLACVTDLTGDTARVRYFKGRAEKPDSDSGALAVTAHLARIGAYRGGLRVQSPGGIMRVGGNEHGGLIPQLGAPDDALGHEAPLADEDLHALLSALNLRATDLVGPPAQCGTATKRNAVLPLAGVADVAALQPQPDALAEVQTRAGLSGVIPCTFNAPGRDVDYRFFAPARGLPEDRAGCFTFATLCAYMAHRHYGEGARTLTGTQASGSDAPGGLRAEVYLRDRSFTVATGGAVTPLTSGMNPTHAHEVRA, from the coding sequence ATGAACGTCGCCCACTACCGCGCGCTCACCCTGAACGGCCAGGGCGGGAAGCCCATCGCGGTCGCCCTCACGCCCGGCTGGGAGGAGGACGCCCTGCGGGACCTCGCCGCGCTCACCGGCGCGCCCCTGCTGGCCTGCGTGACCGACCTGACCGGCGACACGGCGCGCGTGCGGTACTTCAAGGGGCGCGCGGAGAAGCCTGACAGTGACAGCGGCGCGCTGGCGGTCACGGCGCACCTCGCCCGCATCGGCGCGTACCGGGGCGGACTGCGCGTGCAGTCGCCCGGCGGGATCATGCGCGTGGGCGGGAACGAACACGGCGGCCTGATCCCGCAGCTCGGCGCCCCGGACGACGCCCTCGGCCATGAAGCCCCCCTCGCGGACGAGGACCTGCACGCCCTGCTGAGCGCCCTGAACCTGCGCGCCACTGACCTGGTTGGCCCGCCCGCGCAGTGCGGCACCGCCACGAAACGCAACGCCGTCCTGCCCCTCGCGGGCGTGGCGGACGTCGCGGCCCTCCAGCCGCAACCGGACGCCCTCGCGGAAGTGCAAACCCGCGCGGGCCTGAGCGGCGTCATCCCCTGCACCTTCAATGCTCCGGGCCGCGACGTGGACTACCGCTTCTTCGCCCCCGCCCGGGGCCTGCCCGAGGACCGCGCCGGGTGCTTCACGTTCGCGACGCTGTGCGCGTACATGGCGCACCGCCACTACGGCGAAGGCGCACGCACCCTCACCGGCACGCAGGCCAGCGGCAGCGACGCGCCCGGCGGGCTGCGCGCCGAGGTGTACCTCCGGGACCGGTCCTTCACGGTGGCCACGGGCGGCGCGGTCACACCGTTAACATCGGGCATGAACCCCACCCACGCCCACGAGGTCCGCGCATGA
- a CDS encoding response regulator yields the protein MTLNHEPIEILLVEDNEPDILLTQEAFEEARVPNRLHIARDGVEAMQFLRREAAFANKPRPDVILLDINMPRKNGLEVLEELKGDPELKTIPVVVLTTSQADEDILRSYQSHASSYIVKPVEFDNFYQAIQALGRYMLSIVRLPPRAP from the coding sequence ATGACCCTCAACCACGAACCCATCGAAATCCTGCTGGTCGAGGACAACGAGCCCGACATCCTGCTCACGCAGGAAGCGTTCGAGGAAGCGCGCGTCCCCAACCGCCTGCACATCGCCCGCGACGGTGTCGAAGCCATGCAGTTCCTCCGGCGGGAAGCGGCCTTCGCAAACAAACCCCGCCCGGACGTCATCCTGCTCGACATCAACATGCCCCGCAAGAACGGCCTCGAAGTGCTCGAAGAACTCAAAGGCGACCCGGAACTCAAGACCATCCCAGTGGTCGTCCTCACGACCAGCCAGGCGGACGAGGACATCCTCCGCTCCTACCAGAGCCACGCCAGCAGCTACATCGTGAAACCCGTCGAGTTCGACAACTTCTACCAGGCCATCCAGGCCCTCGGACGGTACATGCTCAGCATCGTCCGCCTGCCCCCGCGCGCCCCCTGA
- a CDS encoding 3-isopropylmalate dehydratase large subunit: MTPQTMAEKILSQRSGQAVYAGDLAVVEVDQVMVVDSIAQSFIQVMREGLNATPKYPERVSIVVDHVAPASTVSVAQAQKEAREYAAQTGVRLFDVGRGICHQVLIEERLAQPGWIVCGSDSHSTTYGAVAAFGTGMGATDIALAAASGKTWLRVPESVMVNFTGELRPGVTAKDAALEMIRVLGADGATYQSIEIHAGDRFTRGERMTLANLCVEAGAKAGLVVPGGEILELYDVPAWVYPDEGATYVREITVDLTALNPRMSAPSEVDNVHDVAALRGLKVDQVFIGTCTNGRIEDLHAAADVLRGQRVAPGTRLLVIPASSEVMEEATRDGTLLTLIQAGAVLGTPGCGPCMGRHMGVLAPDEVCVSTSNRNFIGRMGDKDARIYLASPAVAAATAVRGVIALPEDVQGAVA, from the coding sequence ATGACCCCCCAAACCATGGCTGAAAAAATCCTCTCCCAGCGCAGCGGCCAGGCCGTGTATGCCGGAGACCTCGCCGTCGTCGAAGTCGATCAGGTGATGGTCGTCGACAGCATCGCGCAGAGCTTCATTCAGGTGATGCGCGAAGGCCTCAACGCCACGCCCAAATACCCGGAGCGCGTCAGCATCGTTGTGGACCACGTGGCGCCCGCCAGCACCGTCAGTGTCGCGCAGGCGCAGAAGGAAGCGCGCGAGTACGCCGCGCAGACCGGCGTGCGCTTGTTCGACGTGGGCCGCGGCATCTGCCACCAGGTGCTGATCGAGGAGCGCCTCGCGCAGCCCGGCTGGATCGTGTGCGGCAGTGACAGCCACAGCACCACCTACGGCGCCGTCGCGGCGTTCGGCACCGGCATGGGCGCCACCGACATCGCCCTCGCCGCCGCGAGCGGCAAGACGTGGCTGCGCGTGCCCGAGAGCGTGATGGTGAACTTCACGGGCGAGTTGCGCCCCGGCGTCACCGCGAAGGACGCCGCGCTCGAAATGATCCGCGTGCTCGGCGCGGACGGCGCCACGTACCAGAGCATCGAAATCCACGCCGGGGACCGCTTCACGCGCGGGGAACGCATGACCCTCGCGAACCTGTGCGTGGAGGCCGGCGCGAAAGCGGGCCTCGTCGTGCCCGGCGGCGAGATTCTCGAGCTGTACGACGTGCCCGCCTGGGTGTACCCGGACGAGGGCGCCACGTACGTCCGCGAGATCACCGTGGACCTCACGGCCCTCAACCCCCGCATGAGCGCCCCCAGCGAAGTGGACAACGTCCACGACGTCGCGGCGCTGCGCGGCCTGAAGGTCGATCAGGTGTTCATCGGCACCTGCACGAACGGCCGCATCGAGGACCTGCACGCCGCCGCGGACGTCCTGCGCGGGCAGCGCGTCGCGCCCGGCACGCGCCTGCTCGTGATTCCCGCGAGCAGCGAAGTCATGGAGGAAGCCACCCGTGACGGCACGCTCCTCACGCTCATCCAGGCGGGCGCGGTCCTCGGCACGCCCGGCTGCGGACCGTGCATGGGCCGCCATATGGGTGTCCTCGCGCCCGACGAGGTGTGCGTGAGCACCAGTAACCGCAACTTCATCGGGCGCATGGGCGACAAGGACGCGCGCATCTACCTCGCGAGTCCCGCCGTGGCCGCCGCGACCGCCGTGCGCGGCGTGATCGCGCTGCCCGAGGACGTCCAGGGGGCGGTCGCCTGA